Below is a genomic region from Lucilia cuprina isolate Lc7/37 unplaced genomic scaffold, ASM2204524v1 Scaffold_578, whole genome shotgun sequence.
aattttcttttatttataaataattttctttaattttttttagaaaatttatgaaattttttcatataaaatttacgataaatattatttttaatagaaatttacgttgaattttccttttatagaaaatggaataaaatttacgataaattacattttttttataaaatatattttgattaaattttatttttatagaaaaatttcttttattgttcgttctatagaaaatgtttttttaatattctttctatagaacaattttgttatttttttataaaatattcgtcTATAGTACattcttttttcataaaaaaatgttcgtaaaattttctattcatagaatttttttttaatttgcttttttcaaaaatgtcgttaaatgttactttaaaacaaaaatttttactaaatttgtcttttacagaaaaaatttgaaaagcaTTTCTCTTATTCCatcttcaatttttttatttttcttaaaaaataattttttttccaaataaattattttttcttttattacagTCAACATGGCCAATATCACCCGTCTGACATTGAGTCACAATAAAATCAGCGTCATTAATCCCGGTATTGCAAATTTACTCAATTTGGAAATCTTAAATCTCTCCAATAATCAATTGCGTGAACTGCCCGTTTCCATCTCATCCATGCCCAAATTACGTATACTCAATGTATCCATTAATCGTTTAGATAGTCTTCCACGTGGCTTTGGTGCTTTTCCCGTTCTAGAAGTACTCGATTTATCGTATAATAAtctaaatgaaaaagttttaccCGGTAATTTCTTTATGATGGAAACCTTAAGAGCCTTATATTTAGGTGATAATGATTTCGAATATATACCCAAAGGTTTgggtaatttgaaaaatttacaaattttgggTTTACGTGATAATGATTTGTTGGAATTACCAAGGGAAATTGGTGAATTGGCACGTTTAAGGGAGTTACATATTCAACATAATCGCTTGCAGGTTTTACCTCCTGAAGTGGCACAATTGGATTTATTGGGCAGTAAATCGGTAATGAAAATGGAAGAAAATCCTTGGGTCCAACCGATTGCCGAACAATATTTATTGGGTATTAGCCATGTCATTGAGTATATTAAAACGGATACTTATAAAATGtaagtaattaatttaatatttttgtaaaattatttaaaataaatcgcTTTTTTGCAGTATTTACAATCGCCATATGCAAAATGGTCGTGGTGGACCACCACCACCCAAAGCCGATAAGAGCAAGAAGGCTTCTCGTGTTCGCGCTTAGatgtttcaaaataaacaactttaaaGTGCCTTTATGTGTTTCATTAACAAATATTCAATTGTGTCaatttgtatgtgttttatttttgtactaataattttaagaatttaagatAATAAcgtattttttgtattgttaacattttaatttatattatacaaaaacttaattttaataaaaaaaacaataaaagaaaagagaaaacgaaaatcaaaatttatcgtaaattttccataaaaagacaatttatcgtaaattttcaataaatagtagaatttatcgtaaattttctaaataaaggaaatttatcgtaaattttctatgaaaagaaaaattatcgtaaattttctaaagaaagaaaatttatcgtaaattttctaaagaaagaaaattttttcgtaaattttctaaataaaaaaaatttatcgtatattttttataaaaaaaaattatcgtaaatattctataaaaagaaaatttatcgtaaattttcaataaaaagaaaatttatcgtaaattttctaaaaaaagaaaatttatcgtaaattttctaaataaagaaaatttatggtaaattttctaaaaaaagaatttatcgaaaattttctataaaaagaaaatttatcgtaaattttttataaaaagataatttatcgtaaattttctataaaaagaaatttatcgtaaattttttataaaaagaaaatttatcgtaaattttttataaaaagaaaatttatcgtaaattttctataaaaagaaaatttatcgtaaattttctataaaaataaaatttatcgtaaattttctataaaaagaaaatttatcgtaaattttctataaaataaaatttatcgtaaattttctataaaaagaaaatttatcgtaaattttatagaaagaaaatttttcgtaaattttctataaaaacaaaatttatcctaaattttctataaaaacaaaatttatcctaaattttctataaaaacaaaatttatcgtaaattttctataaaaagaaaatttatcgtaaattttctataaaaagaaaatttatcgtaaattttctataaaaagaaaatttatcgtaaattttctataaaaagaaaatttatcgtaaatttttttataaaaagaaaatttatcgtaaattttttataaaaagaaaatttatcgtaaattttctataaaaagaaaatttatcgtaaattttctataaaaagaaaatttatcgtaaattttctataaaaagaaaatttatcgtaaattttccataaaaataaaatttatcgtaaattttctataaaaagaaaatttatcgtaaattttctataaaaacaaaatttatcgtaaattttctataaaaagaaaatttatcgtaaattttctataaaaaaaaaaattatcgtaaattttctataaaaacaaaatttatcctaaattttctataaaaagaaaatttatcgtaaattttctataaaaagaaaatttatcgtaaattttctataaaaataaaatttatcgtaaattttttataaaaagaaaatttatcgtaaattttttataaaaagaaaatttatcgtaaatattctataaaaaaacaatttatcgtaaatattctataaaaagacaatttatcgtaaattttctataaaaaagaaatttatcgtaaatattttataaaaagacaatttatcgtaaatattctataaaaagaaaatttatcgtaaattttctataaaaataaaatttatcgtaaattttctataaaaataaaatttatcgtaaattttttataaaaagaaaatttatcgtaaattttctaaaaaaagaaaatttatcgtaaattttctaaagaaagaaaatttatcgtaaattttctataaaaagaaaatttatcgtaaattttctataaaaagaaaatttatcgtaaattttctataaaaagaaaatttatcgtaaattttctataaaaagaaaatgtatcgtaaattctctataaaaagacaatttatcgtaaattttctataaaaagaaaatttatcgtaaattttctataaaataaaatttatcgtaaattttctataaaaagaaaatttatcgtaaattttctataaaaagaaaatttatcggaaattttctataaaaaagaaatttatcgtaaattttctagaaaaagaaaatttttcgtaaattttctataaaaagaaaatttatcgtaaattttctataaaaataaaatttatcgtaagttttctataaaaaaaatttatcgtaaaatttttataaaaataaaatttatcgtaaatttttataaaatgaaaatttatggtaaattttctaaacccaaaatttatcgtaaattttctataaaaagaaaatttatcggaaattttctataaaaacaaaatttatcgaaagttttctagaaaaagaaaatttttcgtaaatttgctataaaaagaaaatttatcgtaaattttctataaaaataaaatttatcggaaattttctataaaaagaaaatttatcggaaattttctataaaaacaaaatttttcgtaaattttctagaaaaagaaaatttttcgtaaatttgctataaaagaaaatttatcgtaaattttataaaaaaaaaggaaatttaacgtaaattttctataaaaataaaatttatcgtatattttctataaaaagaaaatttatcgtaaaatttctataaaaagaaaatttatcgtaaattttccaaacaagaaaattttctataacaaataaattttctataaaatgtgtcgtaaattttctataacagaaaatttatcttaaattttctataaaacgaaaatttatttttttattagaagaaaatttatcgtaaatattcttaaattttctataaaaagaaagaatttataaatttttgtatagaattagaaaatttattgcaatttgtctTTGAAAGCAAAAAATTGGAACTATTTCTTGTTAAAatcattaacaattttaaaataccgttaaattttaaatatatttcctttATGAGCTTATAATAAAGACATCTGGCAGCCTTTCAATCAACAAAAATACAACActgttcattcattcattcgacATTTTAGTCACGACATCTGATATGTATAATCACTTTATGTGTGTATAATGTTCGTGACAATGTATGAGACGTGAAAATGGTAAAAAGTTTAGTTGTAAATacgacaaaatttaattaagaaaaaatagaacaaaataatacttttaaacacagaaataatataaaattcttcTTGTTAAGGAATAGCTGATACCAAATAACATTAAATGATGAGGCGGTAAGTGAATGAAggtttctttgaaaatttcacaACAATTTTACTTGACAAaagattgtttttaatttcattttgtgtacataaacaatttgtagtgttaagaaaacaacaaatgaaCAATTTGATTTGTTAAAAGCTGAAATGGCTTTACATCCGGCAGCAGCCCGTGGTTATGGTGTGGGTGCTCAAAGGGCTGTGGTAGATGCGGAATGGAAAGATATTGTGGATAAATTAAATGCTCTTGGACCACCGGAACGTACTATGACGGAATGGAAAAAGGTATGTAACGTAAAAAGGgtaggggggggggggggggggggggggggggggggggggggggggggtggtGTGCTGTATATTTTTTAGATGTTGTCATTTGTAataatagactagattgtatactagactataaaatattctatagaatatagacataactatagattagactatagaatacactaaaGATTAGGatatatacatactacataAAGACT
It encodes:
- the LOC111687948 gene encoding ras suppressor protein 1 isoform X2 — its product is MTINGVALLSTVNYSAAMCVICFAVNMANITRLTLSHNKISVINPGIANLLNLEILNLSNNQLRELPVSISSMPKLRILNVSINRLDSLPRGFGAFPVLEVLDLSYNNLNEKVLPGNFFMMETLRALYLGDNDFEYIPKGLGNLKNLQILGLRDNDLLELPREIGELARLRELHIQHNRLQVLPPEVAQLDLLGSKSVMKMEENPWVQPIAEQYLLGISHVIEYIKTDTYKIIYNRHMQNGRGGPPPPKADKSKKASRVRA
- the LOC111687948 gene encoding ras suppressor protein 1 isoform X1 — encoded protein: MSQSTVSCLPVQAKMSKAKKVLDEARETQNREIDLVDKGISSFEELPGLFNMANITRLTLSHNKISVINPGIANLLNLEILNLSNNQLRELPVSISSMPKLRILNVSINRLDSLPRGFGAFPVLEVLDLSYNNLNEKVLPGNFFMMETLRALYLGDNDFEYIPKGLGNLKNLQILGLRDNDLLELPREIGELARLRELHIQHNRLQVLPPEVAQLDLLGSKSVMKMEENPWVQPIAEQYLLGISHVIEYIKTDTYKIIYNRHMQNGRGGPPPPKADKSKKASRVRA